A stretch of Channa argus isolate prfri chromosome 16, Channa argus male v1.0, whole genome shotgun sequence DNA encodes these proteins:
- the map3k9 gene encoding mitogen-activated protein kinase kinase kinase 9, whose translation MDVFKPALENSLSPKACVSSSEEAEADVFRWPTPENGINAAPDAGPAASGFWTAVFDYEATADDELSLRRGDVVEVLSKDSLVSGDEGWWTGMIADRVGIFPSNYVSKGNGIPEEIRDTSEQLYSVPPLHLLEIDFSELTLEEIIGVGGFGKVYRAVWRGSEVAVKAARRDPDEDVEQTLESVRQEAKLFAMLSHPNIMALLGVCLQEPSLCLVMEYARGGPLNRALAGKRIPPCTLVDWAVQIARGMHYLHSQAIVPIIHRDLKSSNILILERVEMEDLSNKTLKITDFGLAREWHHTTKMSAAGTYAWMAPEVIRSSTFSKGSDVWSYGVLLWELLTGEVPFRGIDGLAVAYGVAMNKLALPIPSTCPEPFARLMEVCWSPDLHSRPQFTTILDQVTAIEESGFFEMPAESFHSLQDDWKLEIQEMFDQLRTKEKELRSWEEELTRAALQQKCQEEALRRREQELAEREIHILERELNIIIHQLYKEKPHVESRQGKFRRNRLKLKDGNRISLPSDFQHKITVQASPSHDRRRSLLSSSSSPPSSPPMLPRLRAIQLTPGEGCTAWRRNTGFQQDEEESERKGSRKKGRSHGCGPYREHSADASVKPPHEGSRQRSCSAPNLRRSPRHSPAVPGVPSLVEMENEDCCFSTEPGSASGQSYLCIPFHKESHSAAAADIEGDEYCPSGQVPGTPPCRKSPGGGRRSELVLLGCGALLAAVGLGCNLLTLAQQEESIKPRWEGFFHRTGGQRRSTSPPTRKLLRRESPLKPSAPSLPERGLPSTYTLMSLSSVSDCNSTRSLLRPDSEELLVCRPASPPAQRFLPPQRHPIQAPVNPLVNTHLESFKRNPRQSLTPTHLPSAPSSSRSLRRTPSDGAIKKSCPPNNLETLPEKTTLGSTGGFRGLKENCPEVPRLPDPNIVFPPTPRRRCAPERPKTLDFVARPRPSPRAHCDVFWAEGRPRGNGQNLGNGESPAHTSSTETPPTVELGRDPAVLPTPIDAPTPYSPRRNVNLLDKLDEGQYRDGTVPLCRPEIRFSKDSPYRYKPGFWS comes from the exons ATGGATGTCTTCAAACCCGCTTTGGAGAATAGCTTGAGTCCCAAGGCGTGCGTTTCCTCATCGGAAGAAGCAGAGGCAGATGTGTTTCGCTGGCCCACACCGGAGAATGGCATCAACGCCGCGCCGGATGCGGGACCTGCCGCCTCAGGCTTCTGGACGGCCGTGTTCGACTACGAAGCGACTGCGGACGACGAGCTCAGCCTACGAAGGGGGGACGTGGTGGAAGTCCTGTCCAAGGATTCCCTGGTGTCGGGAGACGAAGGCTGGTGGACCGGTATGATAGCAGACCGGGTTGGCATTTTCCCGTCTAATTATGTGAGCAAAGGGAACGGCATTCCGGAGGAAATCCGGGACACTTCGGAGCAGCTGTACTCCGTGCCTCCTCTGCACC TCTTGGAGATTGATTTCTCAGAGCTGACTCTAGAGGAAATCATCGGAGTGGGTGGTTTTGGAAAAGTCTACCGTGCAGTGTGGCGAGGCTCCGAGGTGGCAGTGAAAGCAGCACGACGAGACCCCGATGAGGACGTGGAGCAGACTCTGGAAAGCGTCCGTCAGGAGGCCAAGCTCTTCGCCATGCTCAGCCATCCTAACATCATGGCTCTGCTGGGGGTGTGTCTGCAGGAGCCCAGCCTGTGCCTGGTGATGGAGTATGCCAGGGGCGGACCCCTCAACCGGGCCCTCGCAGGGAAACGCATCCCTCCCTGCACGCTGGTGGACTGGGCTGTGCAGATTGCCCGGGGCATGCACTACCTCCACAGCCAGGCCATCGTTCCCATTATTCACAGAGACCTCAAGTCCAGCAACA TCCTAATCCTCGAGCGGGTGGAGATGGAAGACCTCAGCAACAAGACTCTGAAGATCACAGACTTTGGCCTGGCTCGAGAGTGGCACCACACCACCAAGATGAGCGCCGCTGGCACCTACGCCTGGATGGCTCCTGAAGTCATCCGCTCATCTACATTCTCCAAGGGTAGCGACGTTTGGAG ctaTGGCGTGTTATTATGGGAGCTGCTGACTGGAGAGGTTCCATTTCGTGGCATTGATGGGCTCGCAGTGGCTTATGGAGTTGCAATGAACAAATTGGCTTTGCCCATTCCCTCAACTTGTCCTGAGCCGTTTGCACGTCTTATGGAGG TATGCTGGAGCCCAGATCTTCACTCTCGGCCACAGTTCACCACCATTCTGGACCAGGTGACAGCCATCGAGGAGTCAGGCTTTTTTGAGATGCCAGCAGAATCCTTCCACTCACTGCAGGATGACTGGAAACTGGAGATCCAGGAAATGTTTGATCAACTAAGGACCAAAGAGAAA GAACTTCGATCGTGGGAGGAGGAGCTGACCCGAGCGGCACTGCAGCAGAAGTGTCAGGAGGAGGCGTTAAGGAGGCGCGAGCAAGAGTTGGCCGAACGGGAGATCCACATCCTCGAGAGAGAGCTCAACATCATCATTCACCAGCTGTACAAGGAAAAGCCTCACGTGGAGAGCAGGCAGGGCAAGTTCCGTCGCAACCGCCTTAAACTCAAGGATGGGAACAGGATCAGTTTGCCCTCAG ATTTTCAGCACAAAATCACAGTGCAAGCATCTCCGTCCCATGATCGTCGGAGAAGTTTgctcagcagcagctccagTCCCCCGAGTAGCCCACCGATGCTGCCCCGCCTGAGAGCCATCCAAC TTACTCCAGGGGAGGGGTGCACAGCCTGGCGTCGTAACACAGGTTTCCAGCAGGATGaagaggagagtgagaggaagggCTCCAGGAAGAAAGGCCGATCCCACGGGTGTGGCCCATACAGAGAGCACAGCGCTGATGCCAG TGTGAAGCCTCCCCATGAAGGCAGCAGGCAGCGGTCTTGCAGCGCCCCAAACCTTCGCAGATCTCCCAGACACAGCCCAGCAGTGCCAGGGGTGCCAAGCCTTGTGGAGATGG AAAATGAAGACTGCTGTTTCTCTACTGAGCCAGGATCAGCTTCTGGTCAGTCCTACCTCTGCATTCCCTTCCACAAGGAGAGCcattcagctgctgctgctgacattgAAGGAGATGAGTACTGCCCCAGTGGCCAAGTGCCAGGAACCCCACCATGCAGGAAGAGCCCAGGTGGAGGCCGGCGGTCGGAGCTGGTCCTCCTTGGCTGTGGCGCTCTGCTGGCAGCTGTCGGACTGGGCTGCAACCTGCTAACTTTAGCCCAACAGGAGGAGAGCATCAAACCGCGATGGGAGGGATTCTTCCACAGAACCGGGGGCCAGAGGCGAAGCACCAGTCCCCCAACTCGCAAGCTGTTGCGGCGGGAAAGCCCACTGAAGCCCTCGGCGCCCTCGCTACCTGAGCGAGGCTTACCCTCCACCTATACGCTGATGTCCTTATCATCAGTGTCAGACTGCAACTCCACCCGCTCACTGCTGCGGCCTGACAGCGAGGAGTTGTTGGTCTGCCGCCCCGCCTCACCCCCTGCACAGCGCTTCCTCCCACCGCAGCGTCATCCCATCCAAGCCCCAGTCAACCCGCTGGTCAACACCCACCTTGAGAGCTTCAAGCGTAACCCCCGCCAGtctctcacacccacacatttACCCTCCGCTCCAAGTTCCTCACGTAGCCTGCGTCGCACACCATCAGACGGAGCCATCAAGAAGAGCTGCCCTCCAAATAATCTGGAAACATTGccagaaaaaacaacattaggATCCACAG GTGGCTTCAGaggtttaaaagaaaactgcCCTGAGGTCCCCCGGCTCCCCGATCCAAATATTGTGTTCCCTCCGACGCCTCGTCGTCGCTGTGCTCCTGAACGCCCCAAAACCCTGGACTTTGTAGCTCGGCCTCGGCCGTCACCACGTGCACACTGTGATGTGTTCTGGGCAGAGGGGAGGCCCAGGGGAAATGGACAGAACCTGGGTAATGGCGAGTCCCCAGCCCACACCTCCAGTACAGAGACACCACCCACAGTAGAGCTTGGGAGAGACCCGGCCGTGCTGCCCACCCCCATAGATGCCCCGACACCCTACTCCCCTCGCAGAAACGTAAACCTGCTGGATAAGCTGGATGAGGGACAGTACCGGGATGGAACCGTCCCACTTTGCAGACCAGAGATCCGCTTTTCCAAAGACTCCCCTTATCGCTACAAACCTGGATTCTGGTCCTAA
- the LOC137101815 gene encoding tetratricopeptide repeat protein 9A, translating to MSVIKAVNDGRVDGGRGSLTDNSGGSPRLQQCAQPPSSSSRTKDARYQQQQQQQLQQQRHHGGSMLKQPSHYEPADVVRRALDFKSQGTQCYKDKKYREAIGKYHRALLEIKGLCRVLGDPDSSSKSPSSLLPTISKSTTLTDEQKGAMENAELECYNSLAACLLQMELVNYERVKEYCLKVLHKEGKNFKALYRSGVAYYHLGDFQKALYYLKESHKQEPSDTNVIRYIQLTEMKIRRNAQREKKEAT from the exons ATGAGCGTGATCAAGGCTGTGAACGACGGCAGGGTGGATGGTGGCAGAGGCAGCCTCACCGACAACAGCGGCGGCTCCCCGAGGCTCCAGCAGTGCGCACAGcctcccagcagcagcagcaggaccaAAGATGCCAGataccagcagcagcagcagcagcagctccagcagcagagGCATCATGGTGGGTCGATGCTGAAGCAACCATCCCACTACGAGCCAGCCGACGTCGTTAGACGGGCGTTGGACTTCAAGAGCCAAGGTACACAATGCTACAAGGATAAGAAGTACCGAGAGGCGATTGGCAAGTATCACCGCGCTCTGCTGGAGATCAAGGGGCTGTGCAGGGTGCTGGGGGATCCGGACTCCAGCTCCAAGTCCCCGTCCTCCCTCTTACCGACCATCAGTAAGTCCACCACGCTGACAGATGAGCAGAAGGGGGCCATGGAAAACGCAGAGCTGGAGTGTTACAACAGCTTGGCCG CCTGCCTTTTGCAAATGGAGCTGGTGAACTATGAACGAGTGAAGGAATACTGCCTGAAAGTGCTGCACAAGGAAGGAAAGAACTTCAAAGCTCTCTACCGATCCGGAGTGGCCTACTACCACCTAGGGGACTTCCAGAAGGCCCTGTACTACTTGAAGGAGTCACACAAACAGGAACCATCAG acaCCAATGTCATCCGGTACATTCAGCTGACAGAGATGAAGATTCGCCGGAATGCCCAAAGGGAAAAGAAGGAGGCGACATAA